GCGCCGCTCTGGCCCAGGCGCCCGCGCCGTCCCTGACGCTCACCGACGCGGTGACGCGGGCGCTCGCCGCCGATCCGTCCACCGCCGCTGCCGAGGCGCGGGTGGAGGCCGCCCGGGCGGCTGCGCGCCAAGCGGGCCTGCGGCCTAACCCCTCGCTGGGCGTAGAGCTGGAGAACTTCGCAGGCTCGGGCGCCTACTCTGTCTTGGACCGCACCGAAGCCACGGTAAGCTACCAGCAGACGTTCGAGCGCGGCGGCAAGCGCACGGCGCGCACCGCCGTGGCGGCCGCTGAGATCGAGTTGGTCCACCGGCGCCAGGAGGTTCGACGCCTGGACCTCATCAAGGAGGTGCAGGTCGCCTACGCCGAAGCGTTGGCCGCCGAAGCGGATCTGCTGATCGCCGAGGCCCGGCTGATCGCCGCCCATCGCTCCCAGTCCGACATCTCGCGGCGGGTCCGCAGCGCGCGCGACCCGCTGTTCGCCGGCGCCCGCGCCGAGACCCTGACCGCTCAGGCCGAGATCGCCCGCGACCAGGCGCGAGAGACGGCGCGCAATGCGCGAGCGGCGCTCGCCGCGTTCTGGGGCGGCGGCTCCGAGTTCGCGCTCGACCTGGAGACTTTCTTCTTCCGCACCGCGCCCGCTGCGCCGGCGGCGCCCGCGGAGACCGCGGACCTGGCCCTTCTGGCGGCCACCCGTGACGCCGCCCTGGCGCGGGTGGAGCTGGAGCGCGCCCGTCAGGTCGCCGACCCCACCCTGCGGGCGGGCGTCCGCTACTTTGGTCAGGGCTCGGACGTCGCCCTGGTGGTCGGCGGCACGATCCCGCTGCAGCGCTACGACACCAACAAGGCCGGCGTGGAGCGAGCCCTGGCCGAGCGCAACGCGGCCGAGGCCGACATCGCCGCCGCCCGGGTGCTGCAGGCCCGGGAGGTCGCGCGGCTGCGGGCCAAGCTCGCCGCCTCTGCGGCCGAGTCCGAGCGGATTCGCGCCGAGGTGATCCCGTCGGCGATCAAGACCGTCGAGCTGGTGCGGGCGGGCTTCAACCGCGGGGGCTTCCAGTACATCGACGTCACCGAGGCCGAACGCGCCCTGGCCGACGCCCGGGCCCGGCGGGTCGCGGTGCTGCGCCAGCACCACACCGACCAGGCCGCCCTAGACCGGCTCACCGGCCGCTTCGCCCATCTTGCATCCACGCCTTCCGCGGAGCCCCGCTGATGCTGTCCCACTCTTCCTGGCGCGCTGCGCCGCTCGCCCTGGCGCTGCTCGCCGGCCTTCTCACCGCCTGCGGGGAGCGCAAGGCGCCCGAGGCGAAAGCCGGCCACGCGGCCGCCGCCGCCGAGTTCGAGCGCGGTCCCCACCGCGGCCGCATGCTCCGCGACGGCGACTTCGCCATCGAGATGACCATCTTCGAAGACGGCGTCCCGCCGGAGTTCCACGTCTACGCCTATCGCAAGGACAAGCCGCTCGACCCGCGGCAGGTGCAACTCACCGTCGAGCTCACCCGGCTGGGCGGCAAGGTGGACCGCTTCAGCTTTGCGCCCCAGCAGGACTACCTGCGCGGCGCAGGCGTCGTGACCGAACCGCACTCCTTCGACGTGAAGGTGCGCGCGGTCGAGGGCGGGCGGACCCACCAGTGGGCCTACGCCTCCTATGAGGGCCGCACCACCATCAGCGCCGAGGCCGCCCAGGCGGGCGGCGTGAAGACCGAGCGCGCGGGGGGCGCCATCGTCGGCGAGCTGCTCGACCTGTCGGGCCGCGTGGAGGTGACGCCGGAGGGCCAGGGCGAGGTGCGCGCCTGGTATTCCGGGCGGATCATGGCCATGACCGGCAGCCTCGGCCAGCAGGTCCGCCGCGGGCAGCTCCTGGCGCGGGTGGAATCCAGCAACAGCCTGCAGACCTACTCAATCCCCGCGCCGATCAGCGGCGTCATCGTCAAGAAGAACGCCAACGTGGGCGACGTGGCCTACGACCAGCCGCTCTATGTGATCGCCGACCCCACCAAGCTGCACGCCGAGTTCTTCGTCTATCCCCGCGACGCCGAGCGCATCCGCGCCGGCCAGCGGGTGGAGCTTCGCAGCCTCTCGGGCGACGGACGCGCGACGAGCCGCATCGAGACGGTGCTGCCGACCGCCGACCTCGCGAGCCAGACCCTGATCGCCCATGTGGAGATCCCGCCGAGCCTGGCCGGCAGCTTCCGCCCTGGCATGGGCGTGGAAGGCTCGGTGCAGGTCGCCGCCAAGTCCGTGCCGCTGGCGGTCCGCACCAAGGCCCTGCAGCGCTTCCGTGACTTCACTGTGGTCTTCGCCAAGGTCGGGAACACCTACGAAGTGCGGATGCTGGAGCTCGGCGCTCAGACGCCGGAGTGGACCGAGGTGCTGGGCGGGCTGGAGCCCGGGACCGAGTACGTCACCGACGGCGCCTTCCTGATCCGCGCCGACATCGAGAAGTCGGGGGCCAGCCATGACCACTGATCTCGCGGCGAAGCGACCGCCGCTGCTTGAGCGGATCATCGCGCTCGCCATCCGCTACCGCTGGGCGGTGCTCGCGCTGGCGCTGCTGAGCATCGCCATCGGGGTCTGGAGCTTCCAGCGCCTGCCGATCGACGCCACCCCGGACATCACCAACGTCCAGGTGCAGATCAACACCGAGGCGCCCGGCTTCTCGCCCCTGGAGGCCGAGCAGCGGATCACCTTCCCGGTGGAGACCGCCATCGCCGGACTCCCCGGGCTCGAATACACCCGCTCGGTCTCCCGCTACGGCCTGAGCCAGGTGACCGTGGTCTTCAAGGACGGCACGGATATCTACTTCGCCCGCCAGCTGGTGAACGAGCGGCTGCAGGGCGCGCGCAGCCAGCTGCCCCCCGGTCTCACGCCGGAGATGGGGCCCATCGCCACAGGGCTCGGCGAGATCTTCATGTACACGGTCGAGGCCAAGCCGGGCGCTCGCCGAGCTGACGGCCAAGCCTATACGCCCGAGGACCTGCGCACCCTGCAGGACTGGGTGATCCGGCCGCAGCTGCGCAACACGCCCGGTGTCACCGAGGTCAACACCATCGGCGGCTTCGAGCGCCAGTACCACGTCACCCCGTTGCCCGAGCGGCTCTCGGCCTACGGCCTGACCCTGAGCGACGTAGTCTCCGCCCTGGAGCGCAACAACGCCAATGTGGGCGCAGGCTACGTCGAGCGCTTCGGCGAGCAGTACCTGGTGCGCGTCCCGGGGCAGGCCAGCGGCCTTGAGGATCTCGGCGGCGTCATCGTCGCCAACCGCGGCGGGGCGCCGATCCGGGTGGCGGATGTCGCCGACCTCGGGATGGGCGAGGAGCTGCGCACGGGCGCGGCCACCGAGAACGGCCAGGAGGTGGTGCTGGGCACCGTCTTCATGCTGGTGGGCGAGAACAGCCGCACCGTGGCCCGTGCGGCCGCGGAGCGGCTGGAAGAGGCGGCCAAGGCCCTGCCGCCCGGCGTCATCGCCGAGCCGATTTACGACCGCACCGACCTGGTGGAGCGGACCATCCACACGGTGGCGACCAACCTCCTGGAAGGCGCGCTGCTGGTCATCGTGGTGCTCTTCCTGCTGCTCGGGAACATCCGCGCCGCGCTGATCACCGCAGCCATCATCCCGCTCTCCATGCTGCTGACCATCACCGGCATGGTGCAGGGCCGGGTCTCCGGCAACCTGATGAGCCTGGGCGCCCTGGACTTCGGCCTGATCGTCGACGGCGCGGTGATCATCGTGGAGAACTGCCTGCGGCGCTTCGGCGAGGCCCAGCACCGGCTGGGTCGGCTGCTGACCCGTGACGAGCGCTTCGCGCTCACCGCCCAGGCCACCGGCGAGGTTATCCGGCCGTCGCTGTTCGGGGTGCTGATCATCACCCTCGTCTATGTGCCGATCTTCGCCCTCACCGGGGTGGAGGGGAAGATGTTCCACCCCATGGCCATCACGGTCGTCATGGCGCTGACGGCGGCGCTGATCCTGTCGCTGACCTTCGTCCCCGCCGCAGTGGCGCTCTTCGTCACCGGCAAGGTGGAAGAGGGGGACAGCCGCGTCATGCGCGGCGCACGACGGCTCTATGCCCCCGCGCTGGACGCCGCCCTTCGCCTGCGCACCGCTTTCGTGGCCGGTGCGGTCGTGCTGGTGCTGCTGGCCGCTTTCGCCGCCAGCCGCATGGGCTCGGAGTTCGTGCCGAACCTCGACGAGGGCGACATCGCCATGCACGCGCTGCGCATCCCCGGCACCAGCCTCAGCCAGGCCATCCGCATGCAGACGGCGCTGGAGGCTCGTATCAAGAGCCTGCCGGAGGTCGAGCGCGTGGTCGCCAAGATGGGCACCGCCGAGGTCGCCACCGACCCCATGCCGCCGTCGGTGGCCGACACCTTCATCATGCTGAAGGACCGCAAGGACTGGCCTAACCCGCGCAAGCCGCGGGCCCAGTTGCTCGCCGAGCTGCAGGCGGCCGTGGCCCAGATCCCGGGCAACAACTACGAGTTCACCCAGCCGATCCAGATGCGCTTCAACGAACTGCTGTCGGGCGTCCGCGCCGACGTGGCCGTGAAGGTGTTCGGCGACGATCTCGATCAGCTGCTGGAGATCGGCCAGCAGCTGGAGACCGTCGTCAGCGGCGTCGAAGGCGCCCAGGACGTCGGCGTCGAGCAGGTCACCGGCCTGCCGGTGCTGCAGATCACGCCGGATCGGGCCGCGCTCGCCCGCCTGGGCCTCAACGTGCAGGACGTCCAGGAGGTGGTCGCCACCTCGCTCGGCGGCACGGTGGCGGGCCAGGTGTTCGAGGGCGATCGCCGCTTCGACGTGGTGGTCCGCCTGCCCGAAGCCATCCGCACCAACGTCGACGAGATCGGGCGGCTGCGGATTCCCCTGGCCGCGGGCGGGGAGGGGACGCGCGGGTTCGTGCCGCTGGCGCACGTGGCCAAGGTGGCGGTCGAGATCGGGCCCAACCAGATCAGCCGCGAGAACGGCAAGCGCCGGGTGGTGGTCACCGCCAACGTCCGCGGGAGAGACCTCGGCTCCTTCATCACCGAGGTGCAGGAGAACGTCGGCGCCGAGGTGGAGATACCCAGCGGCTATTGGGTGACCTACGGCGGCACCTTCGAGCAGCTCATATCCGCCTCCAAGCGCCTGCAGCTGGTGGTGCCCGTGACCCTCCTGCTGATCTTCGGCCTGCTCTACGCCCTGTTCCGCTCCTTCAAGGACGCCGCCATCGTCTTCTCGGGCGTGCCTCTGGCGCTGACAGGCGGCGTGGCGGCCCTGCTGCTGCGCGGCCTGCCGCTGTCGATCTCGGCGGGCGTCGGCTTCATCGCGCTTTCGGGCGTGGCAGTGCTGAACGGGGTGGTGATGCTGAGCTTCATCCGCAGCCTGCGCGCCGAAGGCGAGGGCCTCGACGAGGCCATCCGCGAGGGCGCGCTCACGCGCCTGCGCCCCGTGTTGATGACGGCCCTGGTCGCGAGCCTCGGCTTCGTGCCCATGGCCTTCAACGTGGGCGCCGGCGCGGAGGTGCAGCGGCCGCTGGCTACCGTGGTGATCGGCGGCATCCTGTCGTCGACCTTGCTGACGCTCCTGGTGCTGCCGGCGCTCTACCGGCTGGTGCACGGTCGTGAGCGAGCAGCCCGGTCAACCGAAGCCTTCCGGCCTCAGGAGCAGACCTGATGATCTACCTCAT
The Phenylobacterium zucineum HLK1 genome window above contains:
- a CDS encoding TolC family protein, with amino-acid sequence MSIFRPSCALARLLAAPLLAALALAFGAGAALAQAPAPSLTLTDAVTRALAADPSTAAAEARVEAARAAARQAGLRPNPSLGVELENFAGSGAYSVLDRTEATVSYQQTFERGGKRTARTAVAAAEIELVHRRQEVRRLDLIKEVQVAYAEALAAEADLLIAEARLIAAHRSQSDISRRVRSARDPLFAGARAETLTAQAEIARDQARETARNARAALAAFWGGGSEFALDLETFFFRTAPAAPAAPAETADLALLAATRDAALARVELERARQVADPTLRAGVRYFGQGSDVALVVGGTIPLQRYDTNKAGVERALAERNAAEADIAAARVLQAREVARLRAKLAASAAESERIRAEVIPSAIKTVELVRAGFNRGGFQYIDVTEAERALADARARRVAVLRQHHTDQAALDRLTGRFAHLASTPSAEPR
- a CDS encoding efflux RND transporter periplasmic adaptor subunit — translated: MLSHSSWRAAPLALALLAGLLTACGERKAPEAKAGHAAAAAEFERGPHRGRMLRDGDFAIEMTIFEDGVPPEFHVYAYRKDKPLDPRQVQLTVELTRLGGKVDRFSFAPQQDYLRGAGVVTEPHSFDVKVRAVEGGRTHQWAYASYEGRTTISAEAAQAGGVKTERAGGAIVGELLDLSGRVEVTPEGQGEVRAWYSGRIMAMTGSLGQQVRRGQLLARVESSNSLQTYSIPAPISGVIVKKNANVGDVAYDQPLYVIADPTKLHAEFFVYPRDAERIRAGQRVELRSLSGDGRATSRIETVLPTADLASQTLIAHVEIPPSLAGSFRPGMGVEGSVQVAAKSVPLAVRTKALQRFRDFTVVFAKVGNTYEVRMLELGAQTPEWTEVLGGLEPGTEYVTDGAFLIRADIEKSGASHDH
- a CDS encoding efflux RND transporter permease subunit, which gives rise to MLERIIALAIRYRWAVLALALLSIAIGVWSFQRLPIDATPDITNVQVQINTEAPGFSPLEAEQRITFPVETAIAGLPGLEYTRSVSRYGLSQVTVVFKDGTDIYFARQLVNERLQGARSQLPPGLTPEMGPIATGLGEIFMYTVEAKPGARRADGQAYTPEDLRTLQDWVIRPQLRNTPGVTEVNTIGGFERQYHVTPLPERLSAYGLTLSDVVSALERNNANVGAGYVERFGEQYLVRVPGQASGLEDLGGVIVANRGGAPIRVADVADLGMGEELRTGAATENGQEVVLGTVFMLVGENSRTVARAAAERLEEAAKALPPGVIAEPIYDRTDLVERTIHTVATNLLEGALLVIVVLFLLLGNIRAALITAAIIPLSMLLTITGMVQGRVSGNLMSLGALDFGLIVDGAVIIVENCLRRFGEAQHRLGRLLTRDERFALTAQATGEVIRPSLFGVLIITLVYVPIFALTGVEGKMFHPMAITVVMALTAALILSLTFVPAAVALFVTGKVEEGDSRVMRGARRLYAPALDAALRLRTAFVAGAVVLVLLAAFAASRMGSEFVPNLDEGDIAMHALRIPGTSLSQAIRMQTALEARIKSLPEVERVVAKMGTAEVATDPMPPSVADTFIMLKDRKDWPNPRKPRAQLLAELQAAVAQIPGNNYEFTQPIQMRFNELLSGVRADVAVKVFGDDLDQLLEIGQQLETVVSGVEGAQDVGVEQVTGLPVLQITPDRAALARLGLNVQDVQEVVATSLGGTVAGQVFEGDRRFDVVVRLPEAIRTNVDEIGRLRIPLAAGGEGTRGFVPLAHVAKVAVEIGPNQISRENGKRRVVVTANVRGRDLGSFITEVQENVGAEVEIPSGYWVTYGGTFEQLISASKRLQLVVPVTLLLIFGLLYALFRSFKDAAIVFSGVPLALTGGVAALLLRGLPLSISAGVGFIALSGVAVLNGVVMLSFIRSLRAEGEGLDEAIREGALTRLRPVLMTALVASLGFVPMAFNVGAGAEVQRPLATVVIGGILSSTLLTLLVLPALYRLVHGRERAARSTEAFRPQEQT